A genomic window from Providencia alcalifaciens includes:
- the clpS gene encoding ATP-dependent Clp protease adapter ClpS: MSDFLGTFKTDTIFKDEVEKTLQPPSMYKVLLNNDDYTPMDFVVEVLQKYFSFDEERATQIMLDVHFQGKGICGVYTAEVAETKAAQVNAFAREHEYPLLCTIEKV; the protein is encoded by the coding sequence ATGAGTGATTTTCTGGGCACATTTAAAACTGACACAATTTTTAAAGATGAAGTTGAAAAGACGCTGCAACCACCATCGATGTATAAAGTACTGTTAAATAATGATGATTATACTCCGATGGATTTTGTTGTTGAAGTGTTACAAAAATACTTTTCTTTTGATGAAGAACGCGCTACACAGATAATGTTAGATGTGCATTTTCAAGGTAAAGGTATTTGCGGTGTTTATACTGCTGAAGTCGCAGAAACAAAAGCGGCTCAAGTTAATGCTTTTGCAAGGGAACATGAATATCCTTTATTGTGTACTATAGAGAAAGTCTGA